In a single window of the Hydrogenobaculum sp. 3684 genome:
- the aspS gene encoding aspartate--tRNA ligase, which translates to MLRDTYIGLVDDSFIGKHVKLAGWIDSIRDHGGVLFIDLRDKEGKLQAVLEESSNKELYDIAKHFKEESVVLVEGLVRRRPAGTENPKIKSGNVELLIERIELLNASETLPFPIDDNVDISEELRLKYRYLDLRRPKFQKAIKTRSKALKITRDFFEENGFYEIETPFLIKSTPEGARDFLVPSRLHPGKFYALPQSPQLFKQILMISGFDRYFQIARCFRDEDLRSDRQPEFTQIDFEMSFVEEQDIMEISEKLLSKLFLELLDIELVTPFKKITYKEAMERYGSDKPDTRFGLELVDLSDIFKNTNFNVFKSAIEQKGIIKAIKINKILSRKEIDNLTEYVKGLGAKGLAWGKIENGEFSSPIAKFLSQEEIKAMLSKLEAKDQDMIFFSADKPKNVYKILGNLRLQLGRMLNLIDESKFEFLWVVDFPMFEYNEEEGRLEAMHHPFTSPKTEDLDKIKYIVDKPDKEDIINIGESIGARAYDVVLNGVEIGGGSIRIHNKDVQKLVFKVLNISDEEANMKFGFLLEALKYGAPPHGGLAFGFDRLMAMMLGFDSIRDVIAFPKTQKGTCLLTGAPDVVSDKQLKELHIKIT; encoded by the coding sequence ATGTTAAGAGATACATATATAGGCTTAGTAGACGATAGCTTTATAGGAAAACACGTTAAATTAGCAGGATGGATAGATTCCATAAGAGATCACGGCGGTGTTTTGTTTATAGATTTAAGAGATAAAGAAGGTAAGCTTCAGGCGGTTTTAGAAGAATCAAGCAATAAAGAACTTTATGATATAGCAAAACACTTTAAAGAAGAAAGCGTTGTATTGGTAGAAGGTTTGGTAAGAAGAAGACCAGCTGGTACAGAAAATCCAAAAATAAAATCTGGCAACGTAGAACTTTTAATAGAGCGTATTGAGCTTTTAAACGCATCGGAGACATTGCCGTTTCCAATAGATGATAATGTAGATATTTCAGAGGAACTGAGATTAAAATATAGATATCTTGATTTAAGAAGGCCGAAGTTTCAAAAAGCTATAAAAACAAGAAGTAAAGCCCTTAAGATAACAAGGGATTTTTTTGAAGAAAACGGCTTTTACGAGATAGAGACACCTTTTTTAATAAAATCAACCCCAGAAGGAGCAAGAGATTTCTTGGTGCCATCAAGGCTTCACCCTGGTAAGTTTTACGCTTTACCTCAATCCCCACAGCTTTTCAAACAAATACTTATGATATCTGGCTTTGATAGATACTTTCAAATAGCAAGATGCTTTAGAGATGAAGATCTAAGGTCTGACAGACAACCAGAGTTTACCCAGATAGATTTTGAGATGTCATTCGTAGAAGAACAAGATATTATGGAAATTTCGGAAAAACTTCTTTCTAAACTGTTTTTAGAGCTTTTAGACATAGAACTAGTTACACCCTTTAAAAAGATCACCTACAAAGAAGCAATGGAACGATATGGCTCCGATAAACCAGATACAAGGTTTGGTTTAGAGCTTGTAGATCTTAGCGATATCTTCAAAAATACCAACTTCAACGTATTCAAAAGCGCTATAGAGCAAAAAGGTATTATAAAAGCTATAAAAATAAACAAAATTTTATCAAGAAAAGAGATAGACAATCTTACAGAATATGTAAAAGGATTAGGGGCAAAAGGGCTTGCTTGGGGCAAAATTGAAAATGGTGAGTTTAGCTCCCCTATTGCAAAGTTCTTATCCCAAGAAGAAATAAAAGCGATGCTTTCAAAGCTTGAGGCCAAAGATCAAGATATGATATTTTTCTCAGCAGACAAGCCCAAAAACGTATATAAAATACTTGGGAATTTAAGATTGCAACTTGGCAGGATGTTAAATCTTATAGATGAATCAAAATTTGAGTTTCTGTGGGTAGTGGATTTTCCAATGTTTGAATACAATGAAGAGGAAGGAAGGCTTGAGGCTATGCACCATCCTTTCACATCTCCAAAAACAGAGGATTTAGATAAAATAAAATATATTGTTGACAAGCCAGATAAAGAAGATATAATTAATATTGGTGAGAGTATTGGTGCAAGAGCGTACGATGTTGTGTTAAACGGTGTTGAAATAGGAGGAGGTTCTATAAGGATACACAACAAAGATGTGCAAAAACTTGTATTTAAGGTTTTAAATATATCAGACGAAGAAGCAAATATGAAGTTTGGATTTTTGTTAGAAGCTCTAAAATACGGAGCACCACCGCATGGGGGGTTGGCTTTTGGTTTTGATAGGCTAATGGCTATGATGCTTGGTTTTGACTCTATAAGAGATGTTATAGCTTTCCCTAAAACCCAGAAAGGTACTTGCTTGCTTACCGGTGCTCCAGATGTAGTTTCAGATAAGCAACTTAAAGAACTGCATATAAAAATCACTTGA
- a CDS encoding cytochrome ubiquinol oxidase subunit I, translated as MDLLDLSRFQFAFTAINHFIYVPLTLGLSVFIAIVKTIAYKTKDPKYDKLAMFLMKLFAVNFAAGVATGLTMEFEFGTNWFTYSKFVGDIFGAPLAIEGLMAFFLESTFIGIFLFGKDRISDGMHTFSAWMVALGSNLSALWILIANSWMQTPAGYKIVQTPQGIRAELTNFWAAVINHTTVIRFLHTVTAGQITAGFFVMGVMAYFLLRNKNIDMAKAGLKVALIFTTIVSVSEIIIGDTAGHLVAEYQPLKLAMMEGKWKTEQPASLDVFGYVDQSAQKTYPFIKIPGLLSFLAYHNFDAKVYGINDLITMYDQKAQNYANEAKTLEAQYASNPNPALKDKLVADKAYAKAYNISLKDLPPINLVFMPFHIMVGLGFFFAFVTLWGLYLYKKGTLYTNKAFLKTVLYSIPLPFIASELGWMTAEIGRQPWIVTGVLKTADAVSFNATSNVMFSVLTFVTIYILLFYVYVTTMIKKVREYADTEAPSTAPAMGSINTALQASKTDLNNDNRIS; from the coding sequence ATGGACTTGCTTGACTTGTCCAGGTTTCAGTTCGCCTTTACGGCGATCAATCACTTTATTTATGTGCCTCTTACGTTGGGGCTCTCTGTGTTCATAGCCATAGTAAAGACCATAGCCTACAAAACCAAAGATCCTAAGTATGACAAATTGGCTATGTTCTTGATGAAGCTTTTCGCAGTAAACTTTGCCGCTGGTGTGGCTACAGGTCTTACTATGGAGTTTGAGTTTGGTACAAACTGGTTTACCTACTCAAAGTTTGTAGGTGATATCTTTGGAGCACCTCTTGCCATTGAAGGTCTTATGGCTTTCTTCTTGGAGTCAACCTTTATAGGTATATTCTTATTTGGAAAAGATAGAATATCTGATGGTATGCATACTTTTTCCGCTTGGATGGTAGCTCTTGGTAGTAACTTATCCGCTCTTTGGATTTTAATAGCAAACTCATGGATGCAAACCCCTGCTGGATACAAAATAGTCCAAACCCCCCAAGGTATAAGAGCTGAGCTTACAAACTTTTGGGCAGCTGTTATAAACCATACCACTGTTATAAGGTTTTTACATACCGTAACAGCTGGTCAAATTACAGCCGGATTTTTTGTAATGGGTGTAATGGCTTATTTCTTGCTAAGAAACAAGAATATCGATATGGCCAAAGCTGGTTTAAAAGTAGCCCTTATATTTACCACAATAGTATCCGTATCTGAAATTATAATAGGAGATACAGCTGGACACTTGGTAGCAGAATATCAACCCCTCAAGCTTGCAATGATGGAAGGTAAATGGAAAACGGAACAACCAGCTTCCTTGGATGTTTTTGGTTATGTAGATCAAAGCGCTCAAAAGACTTATCCTTTTATAAAAATACCCGGTTTGTTGTCTTTCTTGGCCTATCATAACTTCGATGCAAAAGTATACGGTATAAACGATTTGATAACTATGTACGATCAAAAAGCCCAAAACTATGCAAACGAAGCAAAAACATTAGAAGCCCAATACGCTTCAAATCCAAACCCAGCTTTGAAAGATAAGCTAGTGGCCGATAAAGCTTATGCCAAAGCTTACAACATTTCTTTAAAAGATTTACCACCTATAAATCTTGTCTTCATGCCATTTCATATAATGGTTGGTCTTGGATTTTTCTTTGCATTTGTAACTTTGTGGGGTCTATATCTTTATAAAAAAGGTACTCTTTATACCAACAAAGCTTTCTTAAAGACCGTTTTATATTCAATCCCCCTTCCATTTATAGCTTCTGAGCTAGGATGGATGACTGCCGAAATAGGTCGTCAACCTTGGATAGTTACTGGCGTGCTTAAAACTGCCGATGCGGTATCTTTCAACGCTACTTCAAATGTAATGTTCTCCGTGCTTACTTTCGTAACAATATACATACTACTATTCTACGTATATGTAACCACTATGATAAAGAAGGTAAGAGAATACGCAGACACCGAGGCTCCTTCTACAGCTCCAGCTATGGGTTCGATAAATACAGCTTTGCAAGCTTCTAAGACAGATTTGAACAACGATAACAGGATTTCTTGA
- the cydB gene encoding cytochrome d ubiquinol oxidase subunit II produces the protein MGILPDGLFTLQGLWFLIAGVFLIGYSITDGFDLGSAFPMIFMKSEYDRIALYNSVAPVWDGNEVWLIAGGGMLFAAFPTVYAASFSGFYLAILLVLWALIGRAVAFEYRNKRESMAWRHTFDFIYWLGNVLPAILFGCAVGNAVVGVPIDQDAVYHGTFFTLLRPVPLAMGLVSLFMFAMHGAAYLLLKTEGSVFEMAKKYASISVIGYVISVILTNVLAMQEAPFLYKNYFAYPILFAIPLVMFVGVVLYVSLLKSGKYEKMVYASGLVNAFTVLNVACASFPVLMRSSINPDYSLTVFNASSSTLTLTVMLIVTVIFMPIVIYYTRYAYKVFSGKVSGEKSYY, from the coding sequence ATGGGTATATTACCAGATGGACTTTTTACCTTACAAGGTTTGTGGTTTTTGATAGCAGGTGTATTTTTAATTGGCTACTCAATAACCGATGGATTTGATTTGGGTAGTGCTTTCCCTATGATATTTATGAAAAGCGAATATGACAGAATAGCTCTTTATAATTCTGTTGCACCAGTATGGGATGGAAATGAGGTTTGGCTTATAGCTGGTGGGGGTATGCTCTTTGCCGCCTTCCCCACCGTGTATGCCGCTTCTTTCTCTGGATTCTATTTGGCTATACTCCTTGTTTTGTGGGCTTTAATAGGTAGAGCTGTGGCTTTTGAATACCGCAACAAAAGAGAGTCCATGGCTTGGAGACATACCTTTGATTTTATATACTGGCTTGGTAATGTTTTACCTGCTATTCTTTTTGGATGTGCCGTAGGAAACGCTGTAGTAGGAGTACCTATAGATCAAGACGCTGTATATCACGGCACTTTCTTCACGCTTTTAAGACCAGTACCTCTTGCAATGGGATTGGTAAGTCTTTTCATGTTTGCTATGCATGGAGCAGCTTATCTGTTGCTTAAAACCGAAGGTTCTGTTTTTGAGATGGCTAAAAAGTATGCTAGCATAAGTGTTATAGGATATGTAATATCTGTAATATTAACAAACGTACTAGCCATGCAAGAAGCCCCATTTTTGTATAAAAACTATTTTGCTTATCCAATACTTTTTGCTATACCTCTAGTGATGTTTGTAGGTGTTGTGCTCTATGTAAGCTTACTAAAATCTGGTAAATACGAAAAGATGGTTTATGCATCTGGGCTTGTTAACGCTTTCACTGTTCTAAATGTAGCTTGCGCTTCTTTCCCAGTACTAATGCGCTCAAGTATAAATCCAGATTACAGTCTAACAGTGTTTAACGCTTCTTCTTCTACCCTCACTCTAACAGTGATGCTTATTGTAACGGTTATATTTATGCCTATAGTTATATATTATACTAGGTATGCGTATAAGGTATTTAGTGGAAAAGTAAGTGGAGAAAAGAGTTATTATTAA
- the obgE gene encoding GTPase ObgE produces MNFIDIAQIKVKAGDGGNGGVYFLREKYRPYGGPAGGNGGKGGSVILKADSSKTTFLDFKYKRHFVAQNGEHGKPKNQHGKNGKDIVIKVPVGTIVIDKKTNDVLCDLVKHGQSCVVAKGGDGGLGNAHFATPTNQTPRKFTHGKKGEEKELVLILKTIADIAIVGLPNVGKSTLLSVLTNAHPKIADYPFTTLYPELGVIKTDDKSFTIADIPGIIENAHKGAGLGLDFLKHIERSKYLVLAIDLSSENPVKDFEILTTELSLYDKSLIQKIKAVVGTKLDIAKKENLELLEKLAKEKSLDFIPVSSTTGQNIEYLKEYITKLMN; encoded by the coding sequence TTGAACTTTATAGACATAGCCCAGATAAAGGTAAAAGCTGGAGACGGTGGAAACGGAGGGGTTTATTTTTTAAGAGAAAAGTATAGACCCTATGGGGGACCTGCGGGTGGAAATGGGGGAAAAGGTGGTTCTGTTATATTAAAAGCGGATTCTTCAAAAACAACGTTTTTAGATTTTAAATATAAAAGGCATTTTGTAGCTCAAAACGGAGAGCATGGAAAACCAAAAAACCAGCACGGTAAAAACGGTAAAGACATTGTAATAAAGGTACCAGTAGGAACTATAGTAATAGACAAAAAAACCAACGACGTTCTATGTGACCTTGTAAAACATGGTCAAAGTTGCGTAGTAGCAAAAGGCGGCGATGGTGGTCTTGGTAATGCTCACTTTGCAACACCTACAAATCAAACTCCAAGAAAGTTTACACATGGCAAAAAAGGAGAAGAAAAAGAGCTTGTTCTTATATTAAAAACAATAGCCGATATAGCCATAGTAGGCCTACCAAACGTTGGTAAATCAACGCTATTATCGGTCTTAACCAATGCACATCCAAAAATTGCCGATTATCCTTTTACTACGCTTTATCCAGAGTTAGGAGTTATTAAAACAGATGATAAATCTTTTACCATCGCCGATATACCAGGAATTATAGAAAATGCTCATAAAGGGGCTGGGCTTGGACTTGATTTTTTAAAACATATAGAGCGTTCAAAATATTTGGTTTTGGCTATAGACCTGTCTAGTGAAAACCCTGTTAAAGATTTTGAAATTCTAACTACTGAACTTTCTCTTTATGATAAAAGCTTGATACAAAAAATTAAAGCCGTTGTAGGTACAAAGCTTGATATAGCAAAGAAAGAAAATTTGGAGCTTTTAGAAAAATTAGCCAAAGAAAAATCACTTGATTTTATACCGGTTTCTTCTACTACCGGACAAAATATAGAATACTTAAAAGAATACATAACAAAATTAATGAACTGA
- the gap gene encoding type I glyceraldehyde-3-phosphate dehydrogenase codes for MSVRIGINGFGRIGRAFFKIAFERGLDIVAVNDLTDTKTLAHLLKYDSVHKIWKKDVSYTEDSLVVDGKSVKVFAKKDPAELPWKDLGVDIVIESTGLFRDRENASKHLSAGAKKVLISAPGKNSDITIVLGVNQDSYNPSEHHIISNASCTTNCMAPTCYVLDKEFGIKNGYMVTIHAYTNDQRILDLPHKDLRRARAAAINIIPTTTGAAKAVTEVLPHLKGKLGSTSRRVPVSDGSIIELTAILENPPQDVTALNEAFKKASETYLKGILEYSEEPLVSSDIVGNPHSAIFDAELSFVNGDLVHVVAWYDNEWGYSNRLVDLAEFVINKGV; via the coding sequence ATGAGTGTAAGAATAGGTATAAACGGATTTGGGCGTATTGGTAGGGCATTTTTTAAAATAGCCTTTGAAAGAGGGCTTGACATCGTAGCCGTCAACGATTTAACAGATACAAAAACCTTAGCACATCTTCTAAAATATGACTCTGTGCACAAAATATGGAAAAAAGATGTATCATACACAGAAGATTCTTTGGTAGTCGATGGTAAAAGCGTAAAAGTATTTGCCAAAAAAGACCCAGCAGAGCTTCCTTGGAAAGACCTTGGGGTAGATATAGTAATTGAGTCTACGGGGCTTTTTAGAGATAGAGAAAATGCCTCTAAACATCTATCAGCAGGAGCCAAAAAAGTACTCATCTCAGCTCCAGGTAAAAATTCAGACATTACTATAGTACTTGGGGTCAATCAAGATAGCTATAACCCAAGCGAGCATCACATAATATCAAACGCATCTTGTACTACAAACTGTATGGCACCTACATGCTATGTGCTTGATAAAGAATTTGGTATAAAAAATGGTTATATGGTAACGATACATGCTTACACAAACGACCAAAGAATACTAGATCTTCCCCACAAAGATTTAAGAAGAGCAAGGGCCGCAGCAATAAACATAATACCAACCACCACAGGTGCAGCCAAAGCCGTTACTGAAGTTTTACCACACCTCAAAGGTAAACTTGGAAGCACATCAAGAAGAGTACCAGTATCAGATGGTTCTATTATAGAATTAACAGCTATATTGGAAAATCCTCCTCAGGATGTGACAGCTTTAAACGAAGCTTTCAAAAAAGCCAGCGAAACATACCTAAAGGGTATATTGGAGTACAGCGAAGAACCCCTGGTATCTTCTGATATAGTTGGTAATCCTCATTCAGCTATATTTGATGCAGAGCTTTCTTTTGTAAACGGGGATTTGGTGCACGTTGTAGCCTGGTATGATAACGAGTGGGGATATTCTAACCGTCTTGTGGATTTGGCAGAGTTTGTTATAAACAAAGGCGTATAA
- a CDS encoding DUF554 domain-containing protein encodes MAPGLMPEYFIGEGTLINALLVFVGGYFGSLFGKYIPHSIKEATLKAFGLFSFGMAYHLFREGSKANIIEVLACLIIGGVIGYYFDFESNLDKVFLKAFKNIGSPEGFNTATIMFCVGPITILGCIMEGAKAQNSLILSKAIMDGISAVLLSSSMGRSVAFSSFSILLYQGSLTYIAYFFKSSISSGSLENVAFIGACLIVGLALKLLGITKDLKLLNFILSPIIAIFIKS; translated from the coding sequence GTGGCCCCCGGGTTGATGCCAGAGTATTTTATAGGCGAAGGCACTCTTATAAACGCCCTTTTGGTATTTGTTGGTGGATACTTTGGGAGTTTGTTTGGAAAATATATTCCACATTCCATAAAAGAAGCTACTCTAAAAGCTTTTGGGTTATTCTCCTTTGGTATGGCTTATCATCTTTTTAGAGAAGGCTCAAAAGCAAATATTATAGAAGTATTGGCTTGTCTAATAATAGGGGGCGTAATAGGATATTATTTTGATTTTGAGTCAAACTTAGATAAGGTTTTTTTAAAAGCATTTAAAAATATAGGCTCTCCAGAGGGGTTTAATACAGCCACAATAATGTTTTGTGTAGGGCCTATCACTATACTTGGTTGTATCATGGAAGGGGCAAAGGCTCAGAATAGCCTTATTTTGTCAAAAGCTATAATGGATGGTATAAGCGCAGTACTTCTTTCTTCTTCGATGGGTAGATCTGTGGCGTTTTCATCGTTTTCAATACTTCTTTATCAGGGTTCTCTTACTTATATAGCTTACTTTTTTAAAAGCTCAATAAGTAGTGGTTCTTTAGAAAATGTAGCTTTTATCGGTGCTTGTCTTATAGTGGGTTTGGCTTTGAAGCTTTTAGGAATAACCAAAGATCTAAAGCTTTTAAATTTTATTCTTTCTCCTATAATAGCTATTTTTATAAAATCTTAA
- a CDS encoding histidine triad nucleotide-binding protein encodes MKIMECIFCKIANKEIGSDIVYEDELLVAFKDIKPVAPTHVLIIPRRHIEGVQALKEEDEALVGKMILKAKDIANTLNLKEGYRLVFNVGEYGGQTVFHIHLHIIGGRPMMWPPG; translated from the coding sequence ATAAAAATTATGGAATGTATTTTTTGTAAGATAGCAAACAAGGAGATTGGGTCGGATATAGTTTATGAAGATGAGCTTTTGGTGGCTTTTAAAGATATAAAACCAGTGGCTCCAACGCATGTACTTATAATACCAAGAAGGCATATAGAAGGGGTGCAAGCTCTGAAAGAAGAAGATGAAGCTCTGGTGGGGAAGATGATACTAAAAGCCAAAGATATAGCCAATACGCTAAACTTAAAAGAAGGCTATAGGCTTGTTTTCAACGTAGGAGAGTATGGAGGTCAAACGGTTTTTCATATACACCTACACATAATAGGTGGAAGGCCGATGATGTGGCCCCCGGGTTGA
- a CDS encoding MnmC family methyltransferase translates to MEKSLKERVLITLKNDKRFYILSERYQEILLKELSNIYKENAYTLNTDQANIYDEYYNEFYHSITTGPLEEAYSKFVNPVLGLLKEKSVINVLDIGSGMFVNSGVLAYELLKLGKSVNIISVDKKIPSFIALNHDSDEVRYMLYKNNFYINSKNLNWQVVLEDARALKTNMMFDIILHDGFSPYRNPSLWTLDFLYLLYKNIKEEGVWISYTSNKSVQSSLSFLNFKIDFIAPVGRKRPSIMALKTPKHKSNIDFQNPYAIPMRDTTLNTDEEEIISDYFIRVYLLKSKYYSPSKD, encoded by the coding sequence TTTAAGCGAGCGATATCAAGAAATACTTTTAAAAGAACTTTCAAACATATATAAAGAAAATGCCTACACACTTAATACAGATCAAGCCAACATATACGATGAATACTACAACGAGTTTTACCACAGCATTACTACAGGACCTTTAGAAGAAGCATACAGCAAATTTGTAAATCCTGTTTTGGGGCTTTTAAAAGAAAAAAGCGTTATAAACGTATTGGATATAGGCTCTGGTATGTTTGTAAACTCTGGAGTATTGGCTTATGAGCTTTTAAAACTGGGCAAATCTGTAAACATAATAAGTGTAGATAAAAAAATACCTTCTTTTATAGCTTTAAATCACGACTCAGACGAAGTAAGATATATGCTTTATAAAAACAACTTTTATATAAACAGCAAAAACCTAAACTGGCAAGTGGTTTTAGAAGATGCAAGAGCGCTTAAAACAAATATGATGTTTGATATCATACTACACGACGGGTTTTCACCATACAGAAATCCGTCTTTATGGACACTGGATTTTTTGTATTTGCTTTATAAAAATATAAAAGAAGAAGGTGTTTGGATAAGCTATACATCAAACAAAAGCGTTCAATCTTCTCTTAGTTTTTTAAACTTCAAAATAGATTTTATAGCACCTGTAGGTCGAAAAAGACCTTCTATAATGGCTTTAAAAACACCTAAACATAAATCAAACATAGACTTTCAAAACCCTTACGCTATACCTATGAGAGATACAACTCTTAATACCGATGAGGAAGAAATAATATCTGATTACTTCATAAGGGTTTATCTCTTAAAATCCAAATATTATTCACCTTCAAAAGATTGA